Within Raineyella sp. W15-4, the genomic segment ACGAGGACTTCGGTCTCACCCCGCTCGAAGCCGCGGCATTCGGCCGCCCGACCCTGGCCCTGCACGCCGGCGGCTACCTGGACACCGTCGACCCGTCCACCAGCGGCGCGTTCTTCGAGGCGGCCACCCCCGAGGCCATCGCACAGTCGGTCCGGACCTGGCGGACGCACCGATGGGATCCCGCAGCGATCGAGCGTCACGCCGACGACTTCTCGGAGGCCCGGTTCATCGACCGGATCCGTACCGAAGTCGCCGCGCTGGCCGGCCGATGACGGCGCCGAGCCGGCGGACCGCCGGTAGGGGGTCCGCCGGGAGCGTTCCGGAACGGGCTCCCAATTCACAAAGCGTCGTCCTTCGGTGCTTGAATGACCCCGTCAGTCGAGCTAGGCGACCAACCGGTCGCCGCACGGCGATCCGGCGCACGGGTCGCCGACGTTCAGGTTTCGGGGGAAACATGAGCACGGAGGCAACCACCAGCACCGAGACAGCGGCCCGCGTCGGCACGGTCGCGGAGCCCATCGCACCCGAGGACGGCCCGGCACACGACCAGGCCGGCCTGGTCGTGCCGCTGCCTCGGGGCCGCGGATCCTCGCGGCTGATCAGCGCCACCGCTGTCGCCACCGACCTGCTGGCCCTCCTGCTCGCCACCGTCATCGGCGTGCTGGGGCGTAACTCCCTGGCCATCTTCCCCGACGCCGCCGACGTGAGTTCGGTGGTCACCGGGATGGCACTGTGGCAGGTCCCGCTGTGGATCGGCCTGCTCGCATCCTGGGGGCTCTACCGGACCAAGAACATGGGCGCCGGGTCGGTGGAGTACCAGGCGGTGGTGACCGCCACCGGCATCACCGCGGGTCTCACCGCCGCGGTCCTCTACCTCAGCCACAGCCAATTGTCCCGAGGGTTCTTCCTGTTGGAGTTCACCGTCGGCCTGGCCCTGCTGCTGCTCGGGCGCTTCAGCATCCGTCGGGGCGTCCAGCGGGCACGGGCGGCCGGCCGGCTCCTCAACCGGGTCGTGCTGGCCGGCAACCCCCACACCATCGACGAGATCGCCACCGTGATCCGGCGGGAGTCCTGGCTCGGGTACGACATCGTCGGCGCCATCACCCCGGCGGCCGAGCCGTCGCTGCGCACCCCCCGTGGCATCAAGGTGATCGGCACCACCGAGCGGATCGGCGAAGCGGTGCGGGCGGCCGATGTCGAGGCCGTCATCTGCGCCGAGGGCGCCTTCTCGAGCAGCCGCGACTTCCGGCGTCTCGCCTGGGACCTCGAGAACGACCACAGCCAGATGATCGTGGTGCCGACGATGACCGACGTCTCCGCCGAGCGCCTCCAGGTGCGGCCGATCGCCGGGCTGCCGCTGGTCCACGTCGAGAAGCCCCAGTCCCAGGCCGCCTCCCGCTGGGGCAAGCGGCTGTTCGACGTGCTCGGGTCGGCCACGCTGATCGTGCTCAGCTCCCCGATCATGCTGGCGGTGGCGTTGGCCATCAAGCTCGACGACGGCGGCCCGGTCTTCTTCCGGCAGGTCCGGGTCGGCAAGGACGGCACCCTCTTCCGCTGCTTCAAGTTCCGCTCCATGGTGGTGGATGCCGAGCGGCTGCTGGCTCAGTTGCGCGCCCAGAACGAGTCGGAGGGAGGGGTCCTGTTCAAGATGGCGAAGGACCCCCGCATCACCCGGGTCGGCCACGTGATCCGCAGGCTCTCCCTGGACGAGTTCCCGCAGTTCTTCAACGTGCTGCGCGGTGAGATGAGCCTGGTCGGTCCCCGGCCGGCACTCCCCTCGGAGGTGGAGAAGTACGAGGACCACGTCCACCGCCGCCTCGACGTACGGCCCGGGATCACCGGACTGTGGCAGGTGTCGGGCCGATCCGACCTGCCATGGACCGAGACCGTACGGCTGGACCTGTACTACGTCGACAACTGGTCGATGGCCCAGGACATGATGATCCTGATGCGGACCGCTCGGGCGGTCCTGGCCTCCGCCGGCGCCTACTGAGGTCTCAGGCGACCAGGAACCCGTCGACCACCAGGGCCCGGATCCGCCCGACCACCTCGACCCGCAGCGCCTCGGCATCGGCCTCGAGCAGCTGTGCCACCGCCCCGATGATCACCCCGAGCGGCAGGTCCCCGTCGCAGGCGCCGAGGACGCCCGCCAGCGCGGTGTCGGCCGCCACCGCCCGGGCGAATCCGGTCCGCTGCCGCAGCACGATGTGCTCCGGATCGGCCGCCCCCGGCGCTCCGTACGTCTCCTGGACCGTCCCGACCAGCCGCCAGGAGGTGGCGAGCAGCTCCTCGTCGCTGCGACGGGCGAGCGCCACGCCGCGTTGATGGGCGGCGAACGCGGCACCCACCGGCTGGACGACACCGTGTGGCCAGTCCTCGAGCTGCAGGTGCGGCCGGTCGTGACCGGCCCGGTGCAGACTGACCCAGCCGAGCCCGACCGCCTCGATGCCGAGACCGTCGAAGTACGCCAGCCACTGGGCATACCGCCCGGCGTACTCCTCCGACCCGACCAGTCCGGCATCGGCGAGCCACAGCTCGATGTACTCGTACGGGTCCAGCACCTCCCGTTGCAGCACCAGCGCGTCACAGCCGGTCGGCTCGATCCACTCCCGCAGCCGGTCCGTCCAGTCCTGCCCGGCCACGTGGGCCCAGTTCGCCAGCACCTGCAGGGTGCCGCCCTCGGTGAGCATCTCGCCGGCACCACGCACCACCCGGGCGACCAGCTCGTCGGCGAGGAAGTCCCCCTCCCGGTAGCTGAGCCGGGCCCCGGGGTCCCGGGGCGGCGACATCACGTACGGCGGGTTGCTGACGATCAGATCGAACCGGTCCGCCGCCACCGGCTCGTAGAGGCTGCCCTCGCGCAGCTCGACCCGGTCCGCCACACCGTTCAGCCGCAGGGTGAGGTCGGCCAGGCGGAGCGCCCGGGGATTGAGGTCGGTGGCGACCACCCGCTCGGTGTGGCTGGCCAGGTGCAGCGACTGGACGCCGCAGCCGGTGCCCAGATCGAGGGCCCGGCCCGCCGGCCGGCGGATGGTCAGCTGGGTCAGCGTCGCCGAGGCGGGGCTGGCGGACAGCACGAAGTCCGGCCGGGTCCGGGTCACCCGACCGTCCAGTCCCGGCACGTGGTCGGCGACCACCCAGCCGTCCACCGCGGCCCCGGAGGCCTCGTCGGCGCCGTAGGGGCGTATGTCGACCGTCGCCGCCACCCGGCCCGCAACCTCGGCCAGCACCCCGTCGGCCGACAACGGACCGACCAGACCGGGTAGCGCCCGCTCGGCGGCGGCGCGCCCCACAGTCCGTTGCAGGACGAACAGCCGCAGCAGCGTGGCCTGCGGATCGTCGTCGCCACCCAACGCCCGCAACGCCGCCAGGGTGGTGTTGCGTCCGAGCGCGGCCCCGGCCCGCTCCCCCAGCCGCCCGGCCACCCGGTCGACGGTGAAGTCGGCGGCGCGCAGCGCATCGGCGACCCGGCGCGGATCGGCCGCGTACGGCGGCCGGGCGAAGCGGGTGGATCGGGCGGAGGCGGGATCGGCGGGCATGGCCCCATCGTGGCATGTCCCGACGGCTCGGTCACCGCCCGGCGGGCCGCTCGCCCGGTGCACCCACGTATTGGACGTATCAAAAGTAGTGGTCCGGGTGGCTACTGTGTGCCTCATGGGGGAACAGCAGGATGCAATGGAAGTGGACGCCCTTCGGGTCGTCGTGCTCGACCACACCGGCGCGGTGGGGGGTGCTGAGCTCGCGCTGATCCGGTTGCTCGATCACCTCGACGCCGACATCAGGGTCCGTACGATCCTGTTCGGCGACGGTCCGCTCGCCGAGGCCATCGCCGCCACCGGTCACGAGGTCGAGGTGCGGCCGCTCGACCCGCGGGTCGCCGACGCCGACCGGCATGTCGCGGGCAGCGGGTTCAGGGCACTGGTGAACGCCGTCCGGGTGCTGCCGTACGCGGCGCGGCTGGGCGGGCATCTGCGTCGGCTCGCCCCCGATCTCATCCACACCACCTCGCTGAAGGCCGACCTGATCGGTCTCATCGCCGGCCGAGTGGCCGGTCGGCCGGTGGTGTGGCACATCCATGACCGGATCAGTTCCGACTACCTCCCCGCACCGATGGTCCAACTGCTGCGCTGGCTGGCCCGCTGGGCGCCCACCCGGGTGATCGTCAACTCCGCCGGCACCGCCGCCACCCTGCCGAACGCCAGGGGCCTCACCATCGCCTACCCGGGGTTCAGCCCCCGCCAGTTGGGCCCCTCCCCCATCGCCCGGGACTCCCCTCGGCCCCCCGTCGTCGGGATCGTCGGCCGGATCAGCCCGACGAAGGGCCAACTGGAGTTCGTCCGGGCTGCCGCGACCGTGCTGGCCCGCCATCCCGAGGCCCGCTTCCGGGTGGTCGGCGCCCCGCTCTTCGGTGAGGACGCGTACGAGGCGCAGGTGAGGGCGGAGGTCGAGGCCCTGGGTCTGGCCGACGCCGTCGACTTCGTCGGCTTCGTCGAGGACACGACGGTCGAGCTCGACCGGATGAGCGTGTGCGTGCACGCCTCCAGTCAGCCTGAGCCCTTCGGTCAGGTGATCGTGGAGGCGATGGCCCGTGGCGTCCCGGTCGTGGCGACCCGCGGCGGCGGGGTGACCGAGATCGTGCAGCCCGATCCCGACGTCGAGCCACTCGGTTGGCTGGTCCCGCCTCATGACGTGGCAGCCCTGGCGGAGGCGATCAACACGGTGCTGGAGCATCCCGAGGTGACCCGGCCGCGGGCACTCGCCGCGTGGTGGTCCGTTCAGGAGCGTTTCGCGATCACCGGGACCGCCGCAGCCGTCCAGGCCGTATGGCGCGACACTGCCGGCCGCCGGGAGGGGAAGCACCCCCGGACGCCCCCGAGTCCGGTGGAGCACTGATTCAGTCACGCTGAGGTATGGCCACCGGACTGCCCGAGGGGATGGTGCCGGACCACCCACCCATGATGTGATGGAGGACACACCGCCGCACCGAGACCCTGCGCTTCGTCCAGATCACCCCGCCGGGCTCGGCCTGCTCGATCGCCTTCGGGGAGGGGCTGAGTGAGGTCCCGCCGGGCACCGCGTCCCTGCAGATCGTCGTCGCGGACATCCACCGGGCCCATGACGAACTCGCCGGCCGCGGTGTCGACGTGAGCGACGTCCAGGTCCTCGCCTGGGGACACTTCGTCACCTTTGCGGATCCCGACGGCAACCAGTGGGCCATCCAGTACCTCCCGAGCCGGCCGAACGGCTGAGCGGCTATCAGCTCGCCCCGGCCGGGTCGGCACGTTCCCAGCATGCAGGGCGGCAGCCCCAGCGTGCAGAGCGGCAACGGTGACACCAGCCCGTCGTTCGGGAAACACCCGCGCATCACACCTAGACTGACCGCGTGTTCCAGTCAACCGATGCGCGGGTGAGTCACCTCCACCGCATTCCCGCGCGCACCGGACGCACCGCCGACTGGTCCGACTGGGTGCCGGCCGACGTGATCGATGCCTGGGCCGCCCGGGGCATCACCTGCCCGTGGGAGCACCAGGCGGCGGCGATGAACGCCGTCCACGCGGGTCGGCATGTGCTGCTCAGCACCGGCACCGCCTCGGGCAAGTCCCTCGCCTACCTCGTACCGATCGCCACCGCGACCCGGGACGCACCACAGGATGCCCGGCCGGCCCCCGCAGCTGCCACCCGGCGGACATCACCAGCACCGTCGGCCCACCCGGCACGGGCCCGCCACCATGGCCCCCGCCCCGATTCCGGCCCCGATGCCGGCACCGGTGGCGGGATCGGCCCCGGCACCGCCGTCGCCACCCGTCCGCGGCTCACCGCCGCACAGCTGCGCGCCGATCTCGGCACCGCCCACCGGACCGGCACCGCCCTCTACCTCGCGCCGACCAAGGCCCTGGCCCACGACCAGCTGCGGGCCTGCCACGACCTGGGACTGGACGGCTGGCGCGTCACCACCCTGGACGGCGACTCCGACGACGCCGAGCGGGCCTGGGCCCGCGACTTCGGGACGTACGTCCTCACCAACCCCGACATGCTGCACTACTCGGTGCTGCCCGACCACGGCCGGTGGGCGCGGCTGCTCGGCTCGCTGCGCTACATCGTCCTCGACGAGTGCCACCGCTACCGCGGCGTGTTCGGCGCCCACGTCTCGGCGATCATCCGCCGGCTGCGCCGCCTCGCCGCGCTGTACGGGGCGGACCCGGTGGTGGTCGCGACCTCGGCGACCGTCGACGGTGGCGGCGAACTGCTCGCCGATCTGGCCGGGGTCGCTGCCGAGGACGTGGTGACGGTCACCGAGGACACCTCACCGCACGGGCAGGTCGACCTGGTGCTGTGGCAGCCGGAGGGCAACCATGACACCGAGTCGGCGCACCTGCTGGCCGACTGCGTCACCGAGGGACGCCAGACCGTCGCCTTCATCGCCTCCCGGGCGATGGCCGAACGGGTCGCCGTCACCGCCCAGGAGCTGGCCGGCCCCACCGGGCGGATCGACGCCTACCGAGCCGGCTACCTGTCCCAGGACCGGCGCCGGCTGGAACGCGACCTGCAGACCGGCCGGCTGCACGGCGTGGCGGCGACCAACGCCCTGGAGCTGGGCGTCGACATTGCCGGGCTGGACGCCGTCATCGTGTCGGGCTATCCGGGCACCCGGGCCGCGTTGTGGCAGCAGGCCGGCCGGGCCGGCCGCCGCGGCAGCGACGCGCTGGTGTTCCTGGTGGCCCGGGAGAACCCGCTCGACGCGTACTTCTTCGCCCACCCCGAGGAGCTGCTGGACGGCTCGGTGGAGCGTACGATCCTCGACCCGGCCAACCCGTACGTGCTGGGACCGCACCTGGCGGCGGCCGCGCAGGAGGCCGCACTGACCGAGGCAGATGCCCGGTTCTTCGGCCCGGCGATGCCCGGCATCGCCGACACCCTGGCCGCGCAGGGAGTGCTGCGCAAGCGGCGGGCAGGCTGGTACTGGACCCGTCCGGAGCGCGCGGCGACGATGATCGACATCCGCGGCGGCGGGGCCCGGGCGGTCGACATCGTGGACCGGGACACCGGCCGGCTGGTCGGGGTCGCCGACGTCGGCTCCGCCGATCGGGCCGTCCATCCCGAGGCGGTCTACCTGCACCAGGGCGACTCCTGGATGGTGGACACCCTCGACCTGGAGCACTACGAGGCGATCGTGCACCGGGACCGGCCCGGCTACACCACCCAGCCTGTCTCCACGATGGACATCGCGGTGCTCGGCACCGCCGAGGCCCGGCCGTTCGGCCACGACGCGAGTCGCTCGGTGGACACCGCCGAGATCTGCCGGGGGACCGTACGCCTCACCGGCCAGGTGGTCGGCTACCTGCGCCGTGACGAGCTCACCGGCGAGGTCTGGGACCGGACGCCGATGGTGCTGCCGGAACATTCCCTGGAGACGCAGGCGATGTGGATCCGGATCCCCGAGGCCGTCGTCCGGGCCACCGGCCTGACTCCGCCACAGCTCGCCGGAGCCGTCCATGCCGCCGAGCACACCGCCATCGGTCTGCTGCCGCTGTTCGTCTCCTGCGACCGCTGGGACATCGGCGGCGTCTCCACGGTGTTCCACCCCGACACCGGCGCCGCCACGATCTTCATCCACGACGGCCAGTCCGGCGGCTCCGGCTACACGGCCCAGGGGTTCCGGATCGGCGAGCGCTGGTGGCAGGCGACGTACGAGCGGCTCAGCAGCTGCCGCTGCACGAACGGCTGCCCCCGCTGCGTCCAGTCCCCCAAATGCGGCAATGCCAACCAGACCCTCGACAAGGAGGCGGCCCGGGTGCTGCTGCGGGCCCTGCTGCCCGCCCGGTGAGCTCCGGGCGCGGCCGTCGTCCCCCACACCGGAGTCCGCCCCCATCGGCCGACGCCCGGAGTCTCACCTCAGCGCCGGGAGTACTCCTCCTCCTGCCCGAGGGCGTCCTCCAGCGCCTCGGTGGCCGGCACCCTGCCGCGGTTGATGGCCGACCAGAAGTCGCCCCGGACGTAGAGGTCGGCGGACCGGTCGCGCGGCACGTGGTCCCAGCTGGTGACCCGGCCCTGCGACAGTGCGTGCGCCACCAGCCGGCGCCGCTCCTGGCTGGTCCGGACGTCGCGCTCCAGCTCGTCCAGGTCACGGCCGGCCAGCAGTGCCGTCCGCAGCTGCTCCCGCACCTCCTGCCAGGCGGGGGCCTCGGCGAGGTTGACCTGCTCGTACGGATCGCTCGCCAGGTCGAACAGCTGCTCCGGGTCCCCGGGGCAGTAGGTGTACTTGAGACTGCCCCGGACCAGCGTCAGCTGCGGGGCGGTGACACCCTCCGCCAGGTACTCCACCACCACGTCGCGGATCCTCGACGGCTGCTCGCCGCGGAGCAGTTCGAGCAGGCTGGCCCCCTCGCCGGAGACCGGCGGGACCCCGCCGGCGATCTCCACCAGGGTGGGAAGCAGGTCGACCAGCGACACCGGGGTGCGGACCCGCCCCGGGAGGTAGCGCACCGGGGAGTGCACCACCAGTGGCACCCGCGAGGACTGTTCCAGCGGCGACATCTTGTACCACATGCCCCGCTCCCCGAGCAGGTCACCGTGGTCGGAGGTGAGGATGATGATCGTGTCGTCGAGCAGGTCGAGTTCACGCATCCGGTCCAGCAGGATGCCGACCTGGTCGTCGATGTAGCTGACACAGGCGTAGTAGGCGCGGCGGGCCCGCAGGGTCTCGGCCTCGTCCGGCGGACGGCGGTCGAATCCACTCATCGCCTGCAGTCGCTGGCTGTGCGGGTCGAGCTCCTCGAGGTCGACGGTCGGGACGGTCGGCGGATCGATCTCCACCCCGTCGTAGCGGGCCCAGTGTTCCGCCGACGGCTCGTACGGATCGTGCGGGTGGATGTAGGAGGCGACCAGGAAGAACGGCTGCCGGTCCCGGTCGCGGGCGCGATCGGTGAGGTAGCGGCGGGCCTGGAAGGTCACCTCGTCGTCGAAGTCCCGCTGCACCGTCGCGGCCGACACCCCGGCGGTGAAG encodes:
- a CDS encoding sugar transferase, with the protein product MSTEATTSTETAARVGTVAEPIAPEDGPAHDQAGLVVPLPRGRGSSRLISATAVATDLLALLLATVIGVLGRNSLAIFPDAADVSSVVTGMALWQVPLWIGLLASWGLYRTKNMGAGSVEYQAVVTATGITAGLTAAVLYLSHSQLSRGFFLLEFTVGLALLLLGRFSIRRGVQRARAAGRLLNRVVLAGNPHTIDEIATVIRRESWLGYDIVGAITPAAEPSLRTPRGIKVIGTTERIGEAVRAADVEAVICAEGAFSSSRDFRRLAWDLENDHSQMIVVPTMTDVSAERLQVRPIAGLPLVHVEKPQSQAASRWGKRLFDVLGSATLIVLSSPIMLAVALAIKLDDGGPVFFRQVRVGKDGTLFRCFKFRSMVVDAERLLAQLRAQNESEGGVLFKMAKDPRITRVGHVIRRLSLDEFPQFFNVLRGEMSLVGPRPALPSEVEKYEDHVHRRLDVRPGITGLWQVSGRSDLPWTETVRLDLYYVDNWSMAQDMMILMRTARAVLASAGAY
- a CDS encoding methyltransferase — protein: MPADPASARSTRFARPPYAADPRRVADALRAADFTVDRVAGRLGERAGAALGRNTTLAALRALGGDDDPQATLLRLFVLQRTVGRAAAERALPGLVGPLSADGVLAEVAGRVAATVDIRPYGADEASGAAVDGWVVADHVPGLDGRVTRTRPDFVLSASPASATLTQLTIRRPAGRALDLGTGCGVQSLHLASHTERVVATDLNPRALRLADLTLRLNGVADRVELREGSLYEPVAADRFDLIVSNPPYVMSPPRDPGARLSYREGDFLADELVARVVRGAGEMLTEGGTLQVLANWAHVAGQDWTDRLREWIEPTGCDALVLQREVLDPYEYIELWLADAGLVGSEEYAGRYAQWLAYFDGLGIEAVGLGWVSLHRAGHDRPHLQLEDWPHGVVQPVGAAFAAHQRGVALARRSDEELLATSWRLVGTVQETYGAPGAADPEHIVLRQRTGFARAVAADTALAGVLGACDGDLPLGVIIGAVAQLLEADAEALRVEVVGRIRALVVDGFLVA
- a CDS encoding VOC family protein, coding for MSEVPPGTASLQIVVADIHRAHDELAGRGVDVSDVQVLAWGHFVTFADPDGNQWAIQYLPSRPNG
- a CDS encoding DEAD/DEAH box helicase, with the translated sequence MFQSTDARVSHLHRIPARTGRTADWSDWVPADVIDAWAARGITCPWEHQAAAMNAVHAGRHVLLSTGTASGKSLAYLVPIATATRDAPQDARPAPAAATRRTSPAPSAHPARARHHGPRPDSGPDAGTGGGIGPGTAVATRPRLTAAQLRADLGTAHRTGTALYLAPTKALAHDQLRACHDLGLDGWRVTTLDGDSDDAERAWARDFGTYVLTNPDMLHYSVLPDHGRWARLLGSLRYIVLDECHRYRGVFGAHVSAIIRRLRRLAALYGADPVVVATSATVDGGGELLADLAGVAAEDVVTVTEDTSPHGQVDLVLWQPEGNHDTESAHLLADCVTEGRQTVAFIASRAMAERVAVTAQELAGPTGRIDAYRAGYLSQDRRRLERDLQTGRLHGVAATNALELGVDIAGLDAVIVSGYPGTRAALWQQAGRAGRRGSDALVFLVARENPLDAYFFAHPEELLDGSVERTILDPANPYVLGPHLAAAAQEAALTEADARFFGPAMPGIADTLAAQGVLRKRRAGWYWTRPERAATMIDIRGGGARAVDIVDRDTGRLVGVADVGSADRAVHPEAVYLHQGDSWMVDTLDLEHYEAIVHRDRPGYTTQPVSTMDIAVLGTAEARPFGHDASRSVDTAEICRGTVRLTGQVVGYLRRDELTGEVWDRTPMVLPEHSLETQAMWIRIPEAVVRATGLTPPQLAGAVHAAEHTAIGLLPLFVSCDRWDIGGVSTVFHPDTGAATIFIHDGQSGGSGYTAQGFRIGERWWQATYERLSSCRCTNGCPRCVQSPKCGNANQTLDKEAARVLLRALLPAR
- a CDS encoding glycosyltransferase yields the protein MGEQQDAMEVDALRVVVLDHTGAVGGAELALIRLLDHLDADIRVRTILFGDGPLAEAIAATGHEVEVRPLDPRVADADRHVAGSGFRALVNAVRVLPYAARLGGHLRRLAPDLIHTTSLKADLIGLIAGRVAGRPVVWHIHDRISSDYLPAPMVQLLRWLARWAPTRVIVNSAGTAATLPNARGLTIAYPGFSPRQLGPSPIARDSPRPPVVGIVGRISPTKGQLEFVRAAATVLARHPEARFRVVGAPLFGEDAYEAQVRAEVEALGLADAVDFVGFVEDTTVELDRMSVCVHASSQPEPFGQVIVEAMARGVPVVATRGGGVTEIVQPDPDVEPLGWLVPPHDVAALAEAINTVLEHPEVTRPRALAAWWSVQERFAITGTAAAVQAVWRDTAGRREGKHPRTPPSPVEH
- the betC gene encoding choline-sulfatase; protein product: MGRQPNIVLIQADQLAYTALGAYGNPTVRAPYMDRLGEEGVVFDRAYCNSPLCAPSRASMMTGLLPSQTGAYDNAAEFPSSAPTVAHHLRALGYHTALVGRMHFIGPDQLHGFEERHTSDVYPADLGMVPDWRLARSQRLPWYHDSGSVFTAGVSAATVQRDFDDEVTFQARRYLTDRARDRDRQPFFLVASYIHPHDPYEPSAEHWARYDGVEIDPPTVPTVDLEELDPHSQRLQAMSGFDRRPPDEAETLRARRAYYACVSYIDDQVGILLDRMRELDLLDDTIIILTSDHGDLLGERGMWYKMSPLEQSSRVPLVVHSPVRYLPGRVRTPVSLVDLLPTLVEIAGGVPPVSGEGASLLELLRGEQPSRIRDVVVEYLAEGVTAPQLTLVRGSLKYTYCPGDPEQLFDLASDPYEQVNLAEAPAWQEVREQLRTALLAGRDLDELERDVRTSQERRRLVAHALSQGRVTSWDHVPRDRSADLYVRGDFWSAINRGRVPATEALEDALGQEEEYSRR